CATGAATGAGCCCACCGTAATTCATACGCTTCTTTTTATAATTTAGTTATCATTAAATCATTTAACATACTCGCATGACCGTCCAACTCGTGTCACCCTATCAGTTAATCTGTGTAACGTAAAATTAATGTTGTCCGTCAATTACTCCAAACCTCTTTATAGGAATATATATTCATTGTTCCACAGTATCGTAGTTCTATCCGAAAGTCTGCGTGGACTGGATTGTGTTTATTTCAATATGTGCTCAGAGACCTCCATCTTCCAGTTCTTCGCTACAAAGTGCGTCCTTTTGACGCTTGGTTTGGTAATTATCCAAACATGCGGTTCGGATACATCCTTGCAAGTTATGTACGAAAGACTTGAGCAGATTAATGGCTCCGATTATTTAGATGCAAGTAAAATGCGAATTCGCAAGTTCAACCGAACTACGTCCGTATTGGATGGAGAATTTGAACTGTTTCATGATCTGGACGACAATTTTACAGTGAGTTTTATAAAAAATGATCAATGtgttaattttccattttgctgAGCGTAATATTCTTCCTGTAGTTAACGCTGGGACTGTCGTACAGTGTACTAGGAAACAACCAGTTCATCAGTTCACCATTCCGAATTCCCTTGCAAAAGATCTGCCAGTTTCTCAACACAACCTACAGAGACTATCGGGAGTTCTATCGGAACACCACTAATTTTCCCGATGCTGGAACGTGTCCGTGGCCGGCACAGATGTACTACATCAAGAATAAAGTCTTGGACGCCGATTTAATCAATAAGTATTTTCGGCCAGGTCTGTGGAAGCTGGATATGTTGATTTACAAGGACAATGAAAACTTTGCAATATTCGCCACGGAATTATTTTTCAAGGTTGTACGAGGCGACCTGTCATAGTGCACAAATGagtcgaaaggaaaataaagtatttccacggtaagaaaaaaaatgaatagcGACAATACATTTATTATAAAATCACATTGGGATCAAGCCTCTGTTTGTAGACACTGTTTTGTTAAGACCATTTACTGTGAATAACTCCTAGGAGACTGTTGCCTGAAACATACCGCCCTATTAACAAACTCAAACAGTCGAATCGACTCAAGTTCTCAAACTCGAACGACGAACTCGAttgccgggatcacggttttcaattagagaaactccgagtgctaaatgtgctaaaatgtgctaagAAGTTTAAAcgtgaaagcttgtcaagctctttgAGTACGAGTACGTCATTCTTCAgaatttttgtaaacattgtcCACACAGATCCACATACACAGATAACAGGTCAGATGTGCGTGCGATTCTTATATATTTATTCTCATTATATatctgaaattttaagatgatttccgcgtttCTGATGATTTCCACGTTTCCatcgctatcggaa
The window above is part of the Anopheles bellator unplaced genomic scaffold, idAnoBellAS_SP24_06.2 scaffold01422_ctg1, whole genome shotgun sequence genome. Proteins encoded here:
- the LOC131214584 gene encoding uncharacterized protein LOC131214584 — protein: MCSETSIFQFFATKCVLLTLGLVIIQTCGSDTSLQVMYERLEQINGSDYLDASKMRIRKFNRTTSVLDGEFELFHDLDDNFTLTLGLSYSVLGNNQFISSPFRIPLQKICQFLNTTYRDYREFYRNTTNFPDAGTCPWPAQMYYIKNKVLDADLINKYFRPGLWKLDMLIYKDNENFAIFATELFFKVVRGDLS